The following coding sequences are from one Bacteroidota bacterium window:
- a CDS encoding 3-hydroxyanthranilate 3,4-dioxygenase, producing the protein MMITRPFNFKKWIDDNRHLLKPPVNNKVVYEDTEFIIMVVGGPNARKDYHYNESEEFFYQLEGDVTVKVQENGKAVDVPIKEGEIFLLPPRVPHNPGRPANTVGLVIERKRREGEEDGLMWFCEKCNEPLFVKKFKLTNIMTQFQETFAHFYGSIDLRTCKKCGAVMEPPVAAKQENAH; encoded by the coding sequence ATTATGATCACACGCCCTTTTAATTTCAAAAAATGGATTGACGACAATCGTCATCTTTTAAAACCTCCTGTAAACAACAAAGTTGTATATGAGGATACCGAATTTATTATCATGGTGGTTGGTGGCCCCAACGCCCGTAAAGATTATCATTACAATGAGAGCGAAGAATTCTTCTACCAGTTGGAAGGTGATGTAACTGTGAAAGTTCAGGAAAATGGAAAAGCGGTAGATGTCCCGATTAAAGAAGGTGAAATATTTTTGTTGCCGCCTCGCGTTCCGCACAACCCCGGCCGTCCTGCAAATACTGTTGGATTGGTGATTGAACGCAAACGCAGAGAAGGTGAAGAAGATGGGTTGATGTGGTTTTGTGAAAAGTGCAACGAACCGTTGTTTGTGAAAAAATTTAAGCTGACAAATATTATGACGCAGTTTCAAGAAACGTTTGCTCACTTTTATGGAAGCATCGATTTGCGTACATGCAAAAAATGTGGTGCTGTGATGGAACCACCTGTTGCAGCAAAACAGGAAAACGCGCATTAA
- a CDS encoding DUF1801 domain-containing protein, with amino-acid sequence MKKINSIDQHIAQFPKETQQLLELLRMTIRQAAPTAEEVISYSMPAFKQNGVLVWFTGYKNHIGFYPSSSPIEIFKEQLTKYKTSKGAIQFSLDKPLPLPLITKIVKFRIKQDSEKAVAKKNVKKCSKGHTFTKTSACPTCPICEQKRKPKEGFLSYFAAPARRALENKGIKTVKQLSKFTQAEMMALHGIGPSSLPIFQKALKSEGLTFKKKA; translated from the coding sequence ATGAAAAAAATAAACAGTATTGATCAGCACATTGCTCAGTTTCCAAAGGAAACACAACAGTTGTTAGAACTCTTGCGCATGACCATTCGTCAAGCGGCACCAACAGCTGAAGAAGTCATCAGCTACAGCATGCCTGCATTCAAACAAAACGGAGTATTGGTATGGTTTACCGGTTATAAAAATCACATTGGTTTTTATCCTTCTTCTTCACCCATTGAAATTTTTAAAGAGCAACTCACAAAATATAAAACGTCAAAGGGTGCTATTCAATTTTCATTGGATAAGCCATTGCCTTTGCCACTTATAACTAAAATTGTAAAATTCAGAATAAAACAAGATTCAGAAAAAGCGGTCGCAAAAAAGAATGTAAAAAAATGTTCGAAAGGACATACGTTTACAAAAACGAGTGCTTGTCCTACTTGTCCCATTTGTGAACAAAAACGAAAACCAAAGGAAGGGTTTCTTTCTTACTTCGCGGCTCCTGCAAGAAGAGCTTTAGAAAACAAAGGAATAAAAACGGTGAAGCAGCTTTCTAAGTTTACACAAGCTGAAATGATGGCATTGCATGGAATTGGTCCTTCCAGTTTGCCAATCTTTCAAAAGGCATTAAAAAGTGAAGGACTCACATTTAAAAAGAAAGCCTAA
- a CDS encoding T9SS type A sorting domain-containing protein — protein sequence MKFWFKLALALYLFACKSIAQTYFNNSYEIGGIAHGSTSVLDDSVGYLVLGQEITTSYRAMSFVKTDYSGDTIWTKSFPQNQFAYYTGYSNSLIRTNDNKIAFGGTIINLLDSTDSGNALLVKLNNSADTLWMKMYGGSGLDVANITIQSADSGFVLIGATTSYGSGQSDFYMVKTDSLGGFQWQKTFGTSAQEEAYSGIKTLDNGYLLTGHQSGQMYIVKTDEDGNFQWERTIAGSAGQGFIQQFADSTYVLVGSKFVTGLSYQAYITKLTKTGATIWEQTYGGIGDQQLFAVPIILSDGSVVCSGVVSSGSPQGILIKVDSSGNEKWMRTYYKGSIYNDLFDLKLTTDNGFVMTGTTYLSTQDSWLIKVDSAGCEIANCNVGVNESEIQKPKLNIFPVPARDEITILIEGEDMDDYEITVFNILGETLKTSIENTKISISNFAAGVYFISAKSKKNQNRTVQKIIIEK from the coding sequence ATGAAATTCTGGTTTAAATTAGCGTTAGCCTTATATTTATTTGCTTGTAAATCCATTGCTCAAACTTATTTCAATAATTCGTATGAAATAGGTGGAATAGCTCATGGTTCAACGTCTGTATTAGATGACTCGGTTGGTTATTTGGTTCTTGGTCAAGAAATAACAACAAGTTATAGGGCTATGAGTTTTGTTAAAACAGATTATTCTGGAGATACGATATGGACCAAAAGTTTTCCTCAAAATCAGTTTGCATATTATACAGGCTATTCAAATTCATTGATTAGAACAAATGATAATAAAATTGCCTTTGGTGGAACAATAATTAATCTTCTTGATTCAACAGACAGCGGTAATGCTCTGCTAGTTAAATTAAATAACAGTGCTGACACTCTTTGGATGAAAATGTATGGTGGGAGTGGTTTGGATGTAGCTAACATAACAATACAATCAGCTGATAGTGGTTTCGTGCTTATAGGGGCTACTACCAGTTATGGTAGTGGCCAGTCTGACTTTTACATGGTTAAAACTGATAGTTTGGGTGGGTTTCAATGGCAAAAAACTTTTGGAACGAGTGCACAAGAAGAAGCATACAGCGGAATTAAAACATTAGATAATGGATATTTATTGACAGGGCATCAATCAGGTCAAATGTACATTGTTAAGACAGATGAAGACGGTAATTTTCAATGGGAGAGAACTATTGCTGGTTCAGCAGGCCAGGGATTTATTCAACAATTTGCTGATAGTACTTATGTTTTAGTAGGATCAAAATTTGTTACAGGATTATCGTACCAGGCCTATATTACTAAGTTAACAAAAACAGGAGCTACAATCTGGGAGCAAACCTATGGCGGAATAGGTGATCAACAGCTTTTTGCTGTCCCTATAATATTGAGTGATGGTAGTGTGGTCTGCTCTGGTGTAGTATCAAGTGGTAGCCCTCAAGGCATATTAATAAAAGTAGATAGTTCGGGAAATGAAAAATGGATGCGAACCTACTATAAAGGGAGTATTTACAATGATCTTTTTGATTTAAAATTGACTACAGATAATGGATTTGTTATGACTGGTACCACTTATTTATCAACTCAAGATTCGTGGCTTATTAAGGTAGATAGCGCAGGTTGTGAAATAGCGAATTGCAATGTCGGAGTTAATGAAAGCGAAATTCAAAAACCCAAATTGAATATTTTTCCAGTTCCTGCAAGGGATGAAATAACAATTTTAATTGAAGGGGAGGATATGGATGACTATGAGATAACAGTTTTTAATATCTTGGGCGAAACTCTAAAAACAAGTATTGAAAACACTAAAATATCCATTTCAAATTTCGCAGCTGGTGTTTATTTTATTTCGGCAAAAAGCAAAAAGAATCAAAATCGAACCGTTCAAAAAATTATTATAGAAAAATAA